Proteins encoded within one genomic window of Nitrospina gracilis 3/211:
- a CDS encoding flagellar hook protein FlgE, producing MSLIGSLFSGVSGLRSNSQAMNVIGDNISNTNTVGFKSSKSVFGDLFSTVLTSGSVTSQVGQGTQFIGSLQDFSQGAIENSTNSLDMAIDGQGFFIVNNGQGNFYTRAGQFRINDNGVVQDIGGNILQGFRVTGGTVNNTLENVDLAGVQSAPNASTQFTLGANLDARSAVGTTFTSPITLVNSVGNQVVASITFTKATNTTATFPATTHTQWDYAVSVPAGEGTVVAATANNSGSLVFDNTGTLDGVLDSGGTVLFGGDVQDLTVTIDFTTASPPGATQNITWDLADTTGIATNGKVTGFAATSNNNSVVQDGFPTGVLTGISVANDGTINGLFSNGQSESLFQLGLADFLAPTGLTRVGQNLFAESGLSGQPVIAAPQTGAFGSVLGSTLELSNVDLAQEFVTMIKTQQAFQASARIITTTDDLLTETVNLTR from the coding sequence ATGTCACTCATAGGTTCCCTGTTCTCCGGTGTGTCCGGCCTGCGATCGAATTCACAGGCCATGAACGTCATCGGCGACAACATTTCAAATACCAACACGGTTGGGTTCAAAAGCAGTAAAAGTGTTTTCGGCGATCTGTTCAGCACCGTCCTGACTTCCGGGTCGGTGACCTCGCAGGTAGGACAGGGCACGCAGTTCATCGGGTCGCTGCAGGATTTTTCGCAGGGTGCGATCGAAAATAGCACCAACTCCCTGGACATGGCGATCGACGGTCAGGGCTTTTTCATCGTCAACAACGGCCAGGGCAATTTTTACACCCGCGCCGGCCAGTTCCGCATCAATGACAACGGTGTGGTGCAGGACATCGGCGGCAACATTCTGCAGGGATTCCGCGTCACCGGCGGTACCGTGAACAACACCCTGGAGAACGTGGACCTCGCCGGAGTGCAGTCGGCGCCCAATGCCAGCACCCAGTTCACGCTGGGGGCGAACCTCGACGCCCGGTCTGCGGTAGGCACCACGTTCACTTCGCCGATCACGCTGGTCAACTCGGTGGGCAACCAGGTGGTGGCGTCCATCACCTTCACCAAGGCCACCAACACCACAGCCACCTTCCCGGCCACCACGCACACGCAGTGGGACTATGCGGTCTCGGTTCCAGCGGGCGAGGGCACGGTGGTCGCGGCTACGGCCAATAACAGCGGTTCGCTGGTGTTCGACAATACCGGGACGCTGGATGGCGTTCTCGACAGCGGCGGCACGGTGCTTTTCGGTGGTGATGTGCAGGACCTGACCGTCACCATCGACTTCACCACGGCGTCGCCTCCCGGTGCCACGCAGAACATCACCTGGGATCTGGCCGATACCACGGGCATCGCCACCAACGGCAAGGTGACCGGGTTCGCCGCCACCTCCAACAACAACTCGGTGGTGCAGGACGGGTTCCCCACCGGTGTGTTGACGGGAATCAGCGTGGCCAACGACGGGACCATCAACGGCCTGTTCAGCAACGGTCAGTCGGAGTCGCTTTTCCAGCTGGGCCTGGCGGATTTCCTGGCCCCGACCGGCCTGACGCGGGTGGGACAAAACCTGTTCGCGGAATCCGGGCTGTCCGGACAGCCAGTCATTGCCGCGCCACAGACCGGAGCGTTCGGCTCCGTGCTGGGCAGCACGCTGGAGCTTTCCAACGTCGACCTGGCACAGGAGTTCGTCACCATGATCAAAACCCAACAGGCGTTCCAGGCGAGCGCCCGCATCATCACCACCACCGACGACCTCCTTACGGAAACCGTGAACCTCACCCGTTAA